The Electrophorus electricus isolate fEleEle1 chromosome 24, fEleEle1.pri, whole genome shotgun sequence DNA window GTTTTGCCTTATATAATGCtgtgtaaatgttcaaaataaCCATTTGTGTATTATAGCTCTTACCAAAGAGGTATCTGAATAAAGAATGCCTCATCACTCCATGACACTTGCAAAATGTgcttgtggtttgtgtggttttttttttttttttgagatttGTGGATTTTGGTTTTAAACGAAGTCAATCGAATGATCTTTTGCTGAGCTCATTGGATCTAGTGTCGCTACATGTGAATGTGACTTCAGTTCATCTCcagtgtaagcatgtgtgttttaaaaagtgagGGTCATTTTtaagaagcattttttttctattgtgtGGCACATGTTTCAATGAGTTATTTCTAATACACAGGAATTAGGCGGTCTTTGTGAACAATACTATGAGGAATATAActgttattaaaaatgcatttagcATGTTTTGCCCCCTGCCCagggtgtttggggggggggggggggtatactAATTTCTTATCAGAAGCATTTGAGTCGCAGACCATTTTATGACCATTCGAGTTCGTCACTTGGCTGCaatgaagtgtttgtgtgctaGCGTGTACCGTTACAAGACAAGAAATGTAGGTCGTCAGATGCACATGATATTGAGCAAATGTTCTGCTTTTACTCCATGCTTAACAGTAATCAACATCTCAAACTGTTATATCACCATAAATTAATAAgccatcaaaatatttttcagaaccATTTTGCATTTTTGGCACAATTTCCAGCTCAAAACAATGCATAGGTTACCTAATGTTGTAATCCCACCCTGCCAATCAGCAGATATGTGCTTGATTATCAGGCTAACAATTTGTTGTGGATTCTGTTATCTGGCTTATGTTGAATGCTAAAGCAACCAATTTCTAATATTTGTTTTGAAACAGTGACTCCTCCAAAGGGGAAGTGTCTTTACCATAGGAGTAGTCTGCAAGCTAAACATCCTGAAGGTCTTGTGCCGTTATTCTCCCTAGGCATGGGCGGTGCTTTCCTTAATAGCTATTCTGTATACGATGAAAGGCTTCGTGCTATATTTTTGCTGTTGAACACTAAGCAGGTTTTACCGTTTTCCTACAGCCCTTATCAGTGTGCATCTTGCAGTAATTGCTTTAGCAAATGAAGAAAGGTTAGAACCAGGCCCTGCTCATCTGCCAAACGGCATGGTTTGGTCCAAGTGATCCTCTCTATATGAGCAGAAAAGCAGGCTCGAGGAGAAGGCATGTTACCTGTTCTCTGCGAAGGGTTTTGTGGATGGGCTTGGCATACAGTGACTTGTCATAAAGATGcaagtattaaaaaaagatcCATTAAAAGTTTAtgggctttgtgtttgtgaaacaGCAGCTGTTGGCCGGATCTCTCCTTTGGGGCTCTGCAGTATTTCTGTCTTGGCTTGACTTTCTGACTGAGTTTGATCAAattcagagagagagtctgagtaAGATTCAGTTTGATTCATTAAATGTCTTACGTcagctctgtccctctgtgtttAAGCATTTACTTGGCTCATGTACTCTATGTAATATGGTTGATATCATGTTTCCGAATGTGACCCAGTCTTAAAGCAGCGGTGGGTGTAAATGATGTGCAGAGGATTAGATGGCCCATATACAGTGGGATTGGATGTCTTGCTTTCTTTAGAGTGGCTGTAAGTGGTAAGCAAAGTAAAAGAAACACCAGGCAATAAACAAATGTCAGTAACTATGTATATATGCAATTATGCACTCCTAGCTTTCTCCAGATATAAATAATCCaaatgaaggggggggggggcttgagCTCACTTTCAAAGTCTTTACACCAGGATATGAATCTTTTGGCAATTTTGTATAATTTGTACTTTTCCAATGAGTGCACCATCATAAATATCAGCTTTGGGAAGTTACCACACTGAGTCATGGGTTGTCAGGTGCACTGATTTATTGGAGCCTGTGTTTTATGGCACCTTTCCATCTCTGagatttatttaaatctgtttttgccCCTTCTACAGGtaatttttcccccccccccccccccccagcatatGCTGTGAGATTTGTGACCTAACTAACAACTCTGTTTTCTATGAATGGCATTCAGTTTAAGCACAGGTAACCGTCACCCTTACAATGGTAATTCATTGTTCTAAGTAAGCTTACAAATTAATATGACAAACAAAAGTGTGTCTTCAAAGTAGAATATAATTATCAATTACCATACGCTGGATGACccctttcattttaatgtcGTCATGTCTCCAATCTCTGCAAATGTCAAAAGGCAAAGTGCTGTACCTAAAATGTACATCACTACTGCACTGGTTAGGGTTTGTGTTTGCCTTCTTTCCACATCTCCACAATTTTTATTGCACTTAAATCTAAATAGCTAATGCCTCTGCAGTCAGCAGCTCGTCGAACTCTTCTGGGTGTCTCTGCTATCATGATGACATGTTTTAATTATTCTCGTACGGGTAAGTGattgattttgaatttaaatgtgtttgtcaaCAGTATCAACTTTTGATTTTATGCAGATATCATCCAGTGTTAATTTGTTACCACTATACATTCCTAAATGTTTAATTGACAGTCTTCTCTCCTTAATTACTGGGAGATGTGCCGCGTCTTCAAACATCGAGATGCGGCGAATCAGCAGTCGTGCGCAGCCGTCTGTCCCGTCAGGAACCAAGTCCCTGCACAGTTTTTATTTGGGCCGGGCAAAGAGGCATCCGCTGCCTACGCTTCCTCCGAGTGCACGATACGGGAGCGCACCGGAGACGCACGGTGCGCGAGGTCACCGCTGGCCGCTTCCTCGCGCGAGGTGTAACCgcgccctgtgtgtgtgctgccatgTGACCGAATCGCGTTATTGCGTTAATGTGGGTTGAGCCCAAGTTCAGTTAAAGTTCAGCCCAAAGACACCACTCCTTCAAAAGACATTCTGCTCTTCCCACTGTCTTCTAGAACGGTGTTCTTGCCACTGTTCAGGCATGCTTAGTTTCAGGGGGCTGGTCTTATCAGAAACGGGTTCACATTTAGAGAAGCAGCACCTAAAGTTGAGGTATTGTTCAAATGATGATGACTTGGAAGCATTTTAGCTTTTAAACATGGCAGCTAAATGGTGCATTTCTCTACCGTGCAATACAGCAAAATTGAACTGCCTTGCCAGGTATGAATATTGTAGACAACATGGTGTCAAATTCTGCAGAAGAGAACTAGCTTAATTTCTAGACATGAGTTCTTCACTGGCTCTTAAAACCAGAGAAATGAAACTGTGGAGCAAGTCCAACTGGTTGCAGGCGTGAAGAATGAGGAGCCAAGGCGCATCTTAACTGAAATGATGGGTATAGGTTTCCCCACCCGAAAAGCAGTTAGTCCGACCGCTAAGTGGCTCAGAGTGGGATAAGTAACTAACTCCATGTACACTAGGCACATGGTGTGTTATTGAATGAATGACATTCTGGTATGAATTCATTCCTACTCTTTCCTTAGTACTAGAGAGGAGGTGTGGTGCAGAGGGATGGACTGCTGGTTTTGAGCAAATTTTGGTTATTGAGCCTAATGGTTTGACAAATTAGCTGTTTAAACATGTGCTTATTACtgcaaaaaaagatttgttcCAGTTTAATTCTTTTCTTGCCTACTTCATTGAGTTACAGAGAAGGCAACTGATGTTAGTCTCTGGTTAAGTTAAGTTTTGCTTGTTGGTTTCCTTGCAGTTAAAAGGTCACACTACTTCTGTAATCGGTGTGAGGTAAAATGCAGCTCAGTTGCCACCGTTACCTGGCTGTCCACTGTCTGAATCGAGGGGCTGTGTGACATTTCTGTTTACACCACAATTTGTCGTCATCTCTCTTCCCGGCTGGGCTCTGCCTTGCACTCGCGGCTGCCTGTCGGATGTCTTGAGTGCCTGACTACAACCTGTCCCAGCAGGGTGGTGTTTCAGTCAAGGCGGCTGGATCTATAGCGCAGGTGGTGGCCAGCGAGTGCTGCTGCATTAAACTTTCCACTCTCTCCTATTCCGGTCCATGGGCCCGAGAAGTAAGGTGTGAgtgtcctttttctttctcttttgaaCCAAGCAGGTCCTATTCGTACAGGGCAGATGACCTCCAgagaagccccccccccccccccccccccctttgcaTAAGTATTAAAATGTGTGGTCTTGATTGGTCCAGAGAAAAGctcctagtgtgtgtgtgtgtgcgcgccccaGACCTTGCAAATCCACACGGTGTCCCCTGAATTTTAATCAGCTACACACTCATTGGTCCAGACACAGCTGCGGGAGCCCTTACCCCCAGCACCGAAATAAACCCAGGAAAAGCAGCACGGCGTCATGGCACCTCTTCCACGCGACGCATTCTCCTGTTCGTGTGCAGGCCTCGGCCCTCTGCGAGGAGCAGGACCCCCTCGCGCGGCCCATCTGTCGGCATCTCTTCCCCTTTCCAAACGCGAATTCTGCTGTCCTGTTTCAGCGCTCCGGGCTTTTACAGGGGCCATTTTGCCCTGGCACTGCGGGCTGCTGGAGGGCCGGGGGAATGCTTAAGCCCTTGCACAAAGAGTGTGCAAATTAACATGTTTCTTACTTTCTAAAGGTTGGACAGCCATTGAAAATGATATTGTTTTGCATTCACAAACTCACCACCCACTGTCTGGTTTTCCTCTCCCTTGGTTAGGCCATCAGTGGAGAGGCATGACCCATTTAAATGGTTGTTTACTTGTATTCGAAAAAGGGCCAAGATGCTCCTCAATGAACTCTTGTCTACAATTCAATTACGACTTGGCTCCTCCAGTGGTCTGCAGTTTTCAGCCCTGTTTGGGAGACTTTTTTCCTCCATGTCCCTCTTCCATAGCCTTATATATGGAACTGATATTGTgatacatgcatgcatggctTCAGTAGTTTGGATCGGTGCACGTCTGTCTAGCACACTGGTGCTGGGATCATTTAAAAGCACCGCCGTGGCAGAACGCAGTAAGATGATGGCTGAAGATTTCACAGGCTGTGCTGGTAAATGCTGGGTTTAGTTGTCTGCTGCTGCCACTGACCCTGTTTGGGAGCCAGACAGAGTAGTGCTGCTTGTGGCTTTCTCTGAAACAACACAGCTGGcgatttatatttttaaagccGGACGTTTTGCTATTGCCTTTCCTGTTATCTTCTAGCTAGACAAGCCTTAAAGAGgaatctttttctctctctccctctcttgcgctctctccctcttttatttatatttatttttatataaaatatatatattttatttttatatatatatatatatatatatatacatatatatatatatatatatatatatatatatatatatatatatatatatatatatatatataaaattaaaaaaatgagagTTGGTGAGATCTGTAGCAGTAAGCATGTCCATGCCAGAGTTGCTCTTTTGTTGTGCAAATGTATGCTTGTAGATTTAGGAGTTTGGTTGGGTTGTCTGTAGGGAGAAGATCCGTCTCTGTTCTGTACAGGTTCAGAAATGGGAATATTCTCTTAtttggaactttttttttttttttttttttaaagacatttattatttttgatagCTAGGTACAGCATCCAGCATGCTTCTGCCAAATCCTTACTCCTTTTAGGCAGTTCttgttcatttgtttcaaaACCTGAAGACTCTAAGACGGTTAACAGAATGCCACTTACATGGTTATGAAACCCCCAGCAGTTACATAATGTCTTCCTGACACACATGCCAATATGGTCTCCTCTTGGAACCGACCTATTGCGGCCATGTTTCGTTATTGTGCCTCACGTTTTAAactactttttgtttgtttccaacTTTTCAAGTCCTGTTGCAAAACTGCATTAGAAGGACATCAGCTCCAGGTTGCCTGCCACTGTGGCTAACTTTtatgctggttttgtttttttgcctttgacCCCTCTATGCTCTCCCTAGGTGGGCCTGCCACGACCCGCTTCCCTGGCGACTCCTGACCCTGGAACGGCAGGCCGAGCCTCCTGGTGGGCGGAGGGACTGAGGTGAAGGAACGGAACGGAACCGCAGCCGTCCTCGTTGGCCGCCGCTCGCTGTGTTTTTGAGGAGGGAGGGGTAATCCAGCTGTTGTCTGTGACTACTCGGAGCATGGGGCAGAAGGTTCCGGGAGGCATTAAGACCGTGGACATGCGTGACCCTGCGTTCCGGCCCCTCAAGCTGGGGCTGCAGGCCCTTGACTATACGAAGCCGGCCCGGCTGGACATGTTGCTGGACATGCCGGCAGTGGCAGCCGACGTACAGGTGCAGCACTCGTGGAACAACGACGACCGCTCGCTCAACATCTTCGTCAAGGAGGACAACAAACTCATCTTCCACCGGCACCCGGTGGCACAGAGCACGGACGCCATCCGGGGTCGCGTGGGCTACACACGGGGACTTCACGTGTGGGAGATCAGCTGGGCTATGCGTCAGCGCGGCACGCATGCTGTGGTGGGCGTGGCCACAGGCGACGCGCCCCTGCACTCTGTGGGCTACACCGCACTGGTGGGGAACAACAACGAGTCCTGGGGCTGGGACCTGGGCCGCAACAAACTCTACCACGACGGCAAGAACCAGCCGGGCCAGACGTACCCCGCCTTCCTGGAGCCGGACGAGACCTTCATCGTCCCAGACTCGTTTCTGGTCGTGCTGGACATGGATGAAGGGACACTGAGTTTCATAGTGGACGGACAGTATCTGGGCGTGGCTTTCCGTGGACTGAAGGGCAGGAAGCTGTACCCTGTAGTGAGTGCGGTATGGGGACACTGTGAAATAAGAATCCGGTACATCAATGGACTTGATCGTAAGTATCAAATAAccagcattttgttttatttcctgtcCAGTCCTGTTGAAATCGACTTTTTGGcttgttaaaacattaaaatggtGGTTGTGGGAGCTTCAGGTCTTCATTCACTATTGATTATGTAATTGCAGCTGTACTTTTTCACGGTCCATAGCATGCGtcaccatttttctttttctcctgaATGTTCTGGAAGCTAATTATTGATTTCACTGATACCTGCTAATCTCGTCCTCTCTGCTTGGCCTTATTCCCTTCTTCATGCGTGCTGCTGACCGTCTACATAAGTCGGGCTCACTCATCCATGGcttcttcatgcatttttttttgtcgtGTACTAAAACGGTGGCCTTGAGTGGGCAAGTGCTGCATGTACTTTCAATGTGCATGTTCTGAATTAATGTGTCTCTTTTAAAAATTTAATCCAGTATTTTGCATTGGTGTCTAGACACGCAAAGGCTTATTGCCAGCAGTACACCCTGAACATGCACGCGATGCATTTAAAACGCATCCCAAACCCAAATATTACAAATGACGTCATGTGCCAACCCAATAACGCGTGGATTGTTCCAGAAACGGGCCCTGTAGGTTTGTTCTAATATACCCTAATGACCCAAAACTATCACAACTATTGTGGGTCTTTGTACATTATTCCACACCAAAAGAGCACAGTTCCCAGAGAGAAAGTAGGTGATGTGGTGACGTATTGTTAATTTATAATGGCAGTGACATGCAAAGGGCCCTTTCTGTAATGGGACTCCACTGAAAGCACAATAGTGGGTCAGCAGATCTTTTGATATTAAAATCTGCAGCAGTAATGAAGCAGCATAGCCTGCGTTCAGCTGCTTCTCTGCTGTTCTGTAGTGGAGGGGGTGGGCTG harbors:
- the spsb1 gene encoding SPRY domain-containing SOCS box protein 1 — its product is MGQKVPGGIKTVDMRDPAFRPLKLGLQALDYTKPARLDMLLDMPAVAADVQVQHSWNNDDRSLNIFVKEDNKLIFHRHPVAQSTDAIRGRVGYTRGLHVWEISWAMRQRGTHAVVGVATGDAPLHSVGYTALVGNNNESWGWDLGRNKLYHDGKNQPGQTYPAFLEPDETFIVPDSFLVVLDMDEGTLSFIVDGQYLGVAFRGLKGRKLYPVVSAVWGHCEIRIRYINGLDPEPLPLMDLCRRSVRVALGRERLSEIHGLPLPASLKNYLLYQ